A region of Dioscorea cayenensis subsp. rotundata cultivar TDr96_F1 chromosome 5, TDr96_F1_v2_PseudoChromosome.rev07_lg8_w22 25.fasta, whole genome shotgun sequence DNA encodes the following proteins:
- the LOC120260047 gene encoding uncharacterized protein Mb2253c-like, with the protein MRRRGIDIAPSKIKAITEMPPPKTLKQLRSFQGRLAYIRRFIANLSGRCKPFSKLMYFDGASSIQPAVRPKIPQVRAGIGLIFISPEGGILRYSLSLLKSCTNNEAEYEALIAGLELAVNMEIQSLHIYDDSQLIINQVEGSFKTYKQGLLQYHQIVIELFEQIPDVKMEKVSRSVNGKTYSLAKLEKELADPD; encoded by the exons ATGAGGCGCCGAGGAATAGATATTGCCCCCTCCAAAATTAAAGCAATCACagaaatgccacctccaaagACATTGAAGCAGCTGAGGTCCTTCCAAGGACGTCTTGCCTATATCCGAAGATTCATCGCCAATCTTTCGGGCAGGTGCAAGCCATTCTCAAAGCTG ATGTACTTCGATGGAGCTTCTTCGATCCAACCAGCTGTTAGACCTAAAATTCCTCAAGTTAGAGCTGGTATTggactcatcttcatttctcctgAAGGTGGAATCCTGAGatactctctttctttgttgaagTCATGCACTAACAAtgaggcagaatatgaagctcttattGCTGGATTGGAGCTAGCAGTCAATATGGAGATTCAAAGCTTGCATATATATGAcgattcacaactcattataaatcaggttgaaggaagtttcaagACTTATAAGCAAGGACTTCTTCAGTATCATCAGATAGTTATTGAATTATTTGAGCAAATCCCTGATGTTAAGATGGAGAAAGTTTCCAGGTCTGTTAATGGAAAAACATATAGCTTAGCCAAACTGGAAAAAGAGTTAGCTGATCCAGATTAA